TAAATTTAGTTAATGCTGTATAGTTAAGTCTGTGAGCATTTCAGGGTTTGTGTATCTTCAATATTCTTTGtctccttctttttcctcttaaagaAGGGCTACACTGCACATAACCAAAAAGTTAAGCTTTTTCAgctgtgtctttaaaaaaaatttaagcttttAATGTTCCAGTATTTTTCATTTAGCTAAAAGtcattatttacttttgtttgcaGTGCAAAGTTGTAAAAGATTTCATGAGAGCAATAGCTGCCCGCATGTTATTCTGGAAATCTCATTTTTCTCAAAGGATATTTGTTTGATTTGTAACCTAGACATTACTaggaatttttaattattataattaaaatatgttacttaagggacttccctggtggtgcagtggttaagagtctgcctgccaatgcaggggacacgggttcaagccttggtccaggaagatcccacatgccgtggagcaactaagcccgttcgccacaactactgagcctgcactctagagcctgcgagccacaactactgagcccatgtgccacaactactgaagcccgcacgcctcgaccccgtgctccgcaacaagagaagacaccgcaacgagaagcctgcgcaccgcaatgaagagtagccaccgcttaccgcaattagagaaagcccacacgcagccaaaaataaataaatttataacaacaccaaaaaaaatcagaaaagtattttaaaaataaataaataaaatgtgttacttAAATAAAGGGAATACTTTTCATAATCCTGTCCATGCACTAAAGTAAATTAATGTATACTTGAcacttcacaaatattttaaaatttaatcatctTAAGAACACTGTAAATGTTTTATTccaatattacaaataaaaaagtGAAGTTCAGAAtatttaagtaactttcccaacaTATTGCTTTtgataagtggcagaaccaggatttaaataaaaatatgccaCATTGGAAagcctttacctttttttttttttttttttttttttgcggtacgcgggcctctcactgttgtggcctctcccattgcagagcacaggctccagtcgcgcaggcgcagcggccatggctcacgggcccagccgctccgcggcacgtgggatcctcccggaccggggatcgagCTCGTAtctcccacatcggcaggcggactctcaaccactgcgccaccagggaagcctttacCTTTTGCTGAAATATGTACTACTTTCCTCATAGGGCCTCCTATTGCTTCCATTTAATTCCAAGGTCATTTATTGAGCTTCTGTTATGTACAAAATATGATAGTCTGGGTATTGACTTTTGTCTACGGGCTTTATGACACCTCAGATGATTTGATTCAACCCAAGTCTCTCTTTAAAGACATTCTGTATTTATACACGTGACTGGTCAAAAAAATGTAagctatatttcctgtgatttttttttcctttcatgtacttctaatttttttataaaattgttcCATGTCCTTAGACCAATATCCCATATTAACTTTTAGTCTGAATATTTCCTTCATGAAACGTAATTATTtgcctctttttcttgtttgggCAAGCACCAAGAGGTGCTTTGAGGAATATCAGGTCAATAAATCAATAGAATCCATAAATGTGAGGAccataaagaaaattagaaattagaaatcatGAGTCCTtatcttgaaaagaatgtgtggcGGAAGGATGCTTAGAAATTAAATGAATTTCTGAGAATCGGGCATCTGGTAAGGAGCCCAGATGTTAAGACTCTCAGGCTTTCATTGTATATTTCTACAACTCCTTCAGCCAGCGTTCAGTACTGTCTGCACGTTTTTacttgacttctttcacttctacaattgtttattttgttttctgtatttgacTACTTATCCCTCCTACAGACACAAACTCCTTGAAGTCAAGGTTTAACTTCATCAAAAAGTCCTGGTATGTTTTTGAAGGGTCTCATGGAATGTTTCATAATTTAAACAAGATATTGGATGCTTCTAAAGagtattacaaatgaaaaagctaCATACTAGCTATCTGTGGTCCTAGAAGAATGCTGTTAAAATCAGTCCATGATATTTTTCTGGTGAGATCAGACAGCTTGTATAAAGTCTTAACTCTGTGTATAAAGCTATCAAACTCTTTGAAAAGAGactaccacaaaaaaagaaaatataaatcagccaaagaaaaaagaaaaataatagttgaTCTTTGAAAGGCATAATGCCTTGTTTTCATATTCACAACAATATTGGAAATTGATTTAGCATTAAATCAGTGACAAAATAACTCGATTAATACTTTCTACTCCAATATCATTCTAACGTAAGAAAATATGTCTTTGTCTAATTTGAGGACAGGAAGGATAATCAATAATTTGTGAGAGCACTTAGTGGTCAGATAAACATTAACTGTatgaatgaagaaattaaaaaatatttgttactaTAGGTGATCTACCGTTTTATACTTTACGTTTCAACTAAAATAACATTTGCCAAAGCCAAATGTATGACATTTTAAATACAGACATTTACACATCATGCAACACACAtctaaaagtaaatatttccCTATAGGTAGAGACATACATACTTCTTAGCATCATATTTGAATAATGTAGTATTAAATGATTCAGTGAGATTTGGAATAAGAACATGATCCATGGAGGAACACTATCTGAATATGAGCCAATGTGGCATGTGCCTGAGTTTCCAGGGCCTTGGACTCCTTGCCTCTTTATTTACTCTCATTCCAAAAATAAAGGTTCATGACTCTGTTCACATGACTGACTGCCCACGATTTTAGAAGCAAGTCTTTCTCACAGATGAGAAGATGCTCCACTCAGTTCCAACCTGGAGCTATCGCGGCATCTGGTCATGTTTCTTGACCAGCAGAAGTGTTTCCGTATAACTGAGTAAGTCCATGCTCACTTAGGAATGAGCACATATGTGGATCCCATCCTTGATTATCAACCTACTGTATGACCTGGAAGTTCTGTAGAGATGAATGTGTCCTCCCCAAAGTTCCTGTTGCTGGCTTATAACCAGAAGTGATATATTGCTATTCTTGAGCCAGGGTTCTATACTCTCTATAACTGAGCCAGAGAAAAGCTTCATTATTATAGAAAATGTTGTCCGAATACGTGGCTACCTGAGCATCATGTAGTTTACATCTAGAAAAAAAGTCCAAACTAGATATTTGGCCAAACTGTTGAAATTTTGCAAAAGTTTAACCTTTACAATCTTATACAACATCATTATTActtcttttctgccttttaattaaGCAATAAGTTTTTCTGATTATGAATGAAATGAAGTCAGATGGAAGTTTTTACAGAATATCTTGGCAAATAGAGTATATAtcattagaataaaaattttgctttgcattttttaaatcatttcaaatgatgcactttattttaaaagacttaccAATTTGTAACATAAACACGCTATATCTTAGAAGCAGATATACAAGCTTGCCAGCAAAATgagcaaaattaattttctttataaccAAATGGCAACATCTGACTTTACATCCTGGAATTCATTGTAGGTAAATGAACGGGATCGTCTTCTAAGATTTGTTGGTCTCTGAGGTCTTCCTTCTATCAAGTCTACATAGATGTCAGATTTCAGAAAACGTGTGTAACTGTCTTGTTCCATGAGCTGATACACTCTGCTTTGTGCAACATCAAAACTGTGGACGGTGGGTTGGGTGATGCTTCTGCTGATGGTTTCTTTGGTGTGAAAATCAAGGTTAACctggataataataacaataataaaagtgTAATTATCGTCAATCTACGTAAGTAAACACCTTTGAGAAACAGAAGTAAAGGACTGACTCCACGTTGGAGGGGGCATATGGCACTCGCACTCGGATGCTTGGTGCTTTTCCTGTTGTGGGTCTAGGGATCCAGTGATTCACTCTGGGCTGGCATTTTACCTGGCTCTTCTCTGCCTTTGCACCCGGTCCTTACCAGTCTCTGCTAGTGTAGGATCATGGAACAATGTAACGTTAGGTGTCCTAGAGATCATTAGATTCAACTCATTTTCAAAGTGGAAACTAAACTTTGtaaaaattcagttattttgAGTGAGGGCAAGCAGTGTGTTTGGGGCATATTTGGGATTTCAATGTGaggcttttgctatatcccagtgcttttttcattatattatgATGTTTTCCTACAAGCAAATGTGTGCTGAAAATGcctatatgcatatatgtgtgtgtgtgtgtgtgtgtgtgtgtgtgtgtgtgtgtgtgtgtgtataaagatataaaatcCTTTCATGCTTTTTATCAGAACACTGATGATATATTCGGCTTTGATGGTGCTGAGTTTTCAGTTTTCaggtaggtttcttccttttcctttgtggGTAACACCACGTAACCAGCTGCCTTTGTTTACTTGTGTGTAAGGGGGAAGACAGGATAATACATTGAAACACAAAACAGATTGAGACATACTGAAACAAGGAAAATAACTGTCATTTCATGTGCGACAATATCTACATAAGTAATGCTACCTCGTGGACAATGACAATTTATAGTCAAACAAAACTCTTAACAGTGACAGATTATCAGTTCTACACTTCAGTGAAAAGACACTTTATTGAGCACGTACTAAAAACACAGAAACTCTAATTCACATTCAAGGATAGTGAAGTAATATTTGCTGGTTTAATAGCCATTTTAGCAATTGTTTCATACAGTTACCTCATACTGAgcttgcagtaaaaaaaaaaaaaaatcacaattgttTTTTCACTTGAACCATTGCCAAATTAGGTTTTCCTCATCTTTCTattatgaaattttcttttagtCTATCTTAATGTGTAGGGATAATAATTACAGGGCAAATGAAACTTTGTACAGGTAGATGAGCTAACATTAAAATAGTACATAATACAAACTTCTTGATTTCTCTTACCTTCATCACGTATAAAAATCTTTCGTTTCTACAAGCAGTTACTTGTGCTAAGATGATTAatatgataaatgaatgaatctaaaTGTTGCAATTAATTGTATTCACTCTTAGTCTAGAATAAAATACCCTGAGGAGTAACTTCAGTTATACCTTTCCTTCTATAGCAATATCTTATAATGCATTCTGTTTGTAAATAGAAATCTAtatacaggcagaccttggagatattgcaggttcccTTCCAGACCACCTCGGGAAAGGGGATAgcgcaataaagcgagtcacacaaattttttggtttcccagtgcataaaaATGTTATGTTTACATGATAATCCATTGTGTGTGATAGCATTGTGactaaaaaaaatgtacataccttaattaaaaaatacttcattgcgaCAAAaggctaaccatcatctgagccttcagtgagtcacagTAGAAACATCAaaggtcactgatcacagatcaccatagcaagtataataataatggaaaaagtAAGAAATATCGTGAGAACTACCTAAATGTTACATAGAGATATGAAGTGAGCCAATGCTGTTGGAGAAATGGCACCGACAGACTTGTTCAAGGCAGGGCcgtcacaaaccttcaatttgtaaaaaacaaaatgtatgggAAGTGCAATAACATGAGGCATGCTTGTAAATAACCaccattttttttcaacaaaattctGACCTTTCTGTGAGAACGCGTGGCAGTACCGATTGGATGAAGACATATTCTCTCAAAAAGTTTTCAAACAGATGTAAATTTTTACAACCATCTTTACCTCTTGTGGAGCATCATTCCGTATAAATTTCTCATATATTGCTTTTGCTTTATGAATTATTTGTTGAGGGTCTTTGCTTTTCTTGAAATCTTCACAGGCTATCCAAAATTCAATGTTTTCCTCACTGAATTCAGTTTTCAGAAATCTGGTAAAAGTCTCCAGTCCATCTACCAAGGAAAGAAGTGatatattttaactaaaaaatattgATGCTGAGAAAATATGCTACTTGATGTTAAAGTACAACCGTGAATGTTAGCGGAAGAAGCGTCTTCCCTCTAATTCAGGGCAGTAGCACACATCTTGCTCATGAGGAACCATGTTAACAATTAGCTGAAATCTTCACCACTATGAAAGGTGAGTACCATTTCTGTTGAAATGAGGCTGGTATCATACTTAGACCTGAGTAACAGGGACCTTATATCTGGACCTCACTTTGGGTCCCTCTCAGCTGTGCCTTTCCCTGGGGTGAGTGTGGTAGGGTTATTCTACAGAGCCAAAGAGCCATTCCAGCTGGAGATCATCTCTCAACTTCTAGACCATGCTTCGTGGACCCAGGACCCTGAAATTCCCTGTAAAAGGCTTTGTGTTTCCAGGATTGGCACAGTCCTTCCCCAGATACATCCACCAAAGGCACCTGTCTCAGTGAAATGCACACCCCAAGGCTTGAGTGTGGACAGGACTTGAGTTTGCGCGCTGGAGTGTCCACCCAAACGTGCAAAGAGGCCTCTCACGGTGCACGACCAGTCCATGggtggaaagggaagggaggtgggCTATGCTTATAGGGTAGAACTGGGAAGAGTCTGAGAATTTTATATTCAAATGTAATCTACCAAGTGTCACAACAGAAGgataaaatgtctatttttaacAGTGTATTAGCCTGATCTGTAACTCCTAAGCATTTAGAAATATAGTATGGGGCctccagttttacttttttcctgagCCCCATGAATGTTAGGGACAGGTATCAAGTCTTATGGAAGACTGCCAGGGTTCAAGTTCTTGTTCAGCTAGTTACTATGTGGTCCTGAGTGAAttacttttcctttctgtgtctcagtttctcaatatttaaaattaagataatgaTAAAACCGACCTGACAGAGCTGTTTAGAGAATTAAATGTGCCAAAATGTGCAGGATGCTTAAAACAGAAACTGGCATATAGCAAGTACTCTATCTGCGTtttgatgggggtggtggtgatggttatgatgatgttgatgatctTGATGACTATCGTTTTTTTTAGGCTCAGTTCGGTAAAGTTTCATAGCTAAAACTGTGGCAGACTCAGGATTCAACACTAAGACAATCTGACTTTAATACTAGGGTTCTTTCAACTCTTTATGATATTCTACTTTTTTTGGCtaataggttttttgtttttgtttttcatttatttttggttgtgttgggtctttgttgccacgctTGGGTGTTCTCTAGTTGcgcgagagggggctactgtttgttgcggtgcgcaggcttctcattgtggtggcttctcttgttgtgcagcactggctctaggcacgcgggcttcagtagttgtggctcgggggctctagagcgcaggctcagtagtcgtagCGCAGGGGCTTAGgtactccgcggcatgcgggatcttcccggatcagggctcaaacccatgtcccctgcatcggcaggcagattcttaaccactgtgccaccagggaagccccggtatttttttaaaaattaaacttctttgagaaaattatagattcacatgtaGTTGTAGGAAATAACAGAGACAGAACCCATGTACCCTTTATCCAGTTTCCACCAATATAACATCTTGTAAGACTATAGTCAAAATATCACAAATAGGATAATGATATTGATATAgttaagatacagaatatttccatgaTTACAAGGATATCTCATGCTGCCTTTTTACTGCTATACTCACATTTTCCCCACACCCAACCCCTCCTTAAATGTTAGGATCCAATAGTCTGTTCTCCATTGCTGTAATTTGGTCAATTCAAGAATatgatataagtggaatcatgtagtatatATTTTTGGTGTAGCTTTTTGCATCTACCATGATTCGCTGGAGATTCATCAATGTATCAGTAATTTGTTCCTCTTCATTGCCGTGttgtattccatggtatggatttGTTTAACCATTCCCGTTGAAGGTTTTGGGGGGCTATTATCAATAAGgatgctataaacatttatgtatagattttgtgtgtgtgtgt
This genomic stretch from Kogia breviceps isolate mKogBre1 chromosome 1, mKogBre1 haplotype 1, whole genome shotgun sequence harbors:
- the RGS18 gene encoding regulator of G-protein signaling 18, whose amino-acid sequence is METSLVFFSQLNMCEPKEKTFFKLIYGSGKEETSKEAKIRAKEKRNRLSLLVQKPDFREDTLSSRSGQLAKETRISPEEAVIWGESFDKLLSHKDGLETFTRFLKTEFSEENIEFWIACEDFKKSKDPQQIIHKAKAIYEKFIRNDAPQEVNLDFHTKETISRSITQPTVHSFDVAQSRVYQLMEQDSYTRFLKSDIYVDLIEGRPQRPTNLRRRSRSFTYNEFQDVKSDVAIWL